Within the Maribacter sp. BPC-D8 genome, the region CCGTTTTCTTTGATATCGAGAAAACTATCGATAAAATAGAAAGCCTAGTAAAGACCCATGCCAAGCAAGGGTGTGAATTAATTGTTTTTCCAGAATCGTTTATTCCTGGTTATCCAAGAGGATTTTCTTTTGGTGCAGTGGTTGGTAGCAGAACAGATGAAGGCAGAAAACTATATGCCGACTACCATAAAAACAGCTTAGATTTAGAAGGTAAGGAATTACAAAGACTGGTTAAACTAGCCAAAACCGAGAAGGTATATTTGGTTATTGGTGTTACAGAGAAGCAATCTAATAACGGCAGTCTGTATTGTTCAATGCTGTACATCTCCCCTACTGATGGTTTTTTAGGTGTACACCGAAAAATAAAGCCGACAGGTAGCGAACGTATTATTTGGAGTGAAGATGATGGTTCATCTTTAGTTAGTTTCGATACTAAAATTGGAAAGCTTGGCGGACTCATCTGTTGGGAGAATTACATGCCTTTGGCGAGAATGTCAATGTACAAACAAGGTGTGGAAATTTACATAGCTCCTACTGCAGACTCACGAGACGAATGGACTTCTACCATGAAACATATTGCTCTTGAAGGCAGATGCTTTGTATTGGGCTGCAATCAGTTTTATACGAAGTCAATGTATCCGAAAGAATATCAGCATTTGGTTGAAAATGAGCCAGAGAATTTATGTCGTGGTGGTAGTGTTATTGTTTCGCCACTTGGTAAAATTATTGCTGGACCTTTATTCGACGAATCTGGTGCACTGGTTGCAGAAATTGACTTAGACGAAATTATACAAGCCAAATTAGATTTTGATGTTATCGGTCATTACTCAAGAAATGATATTTTTGAATTTAATGCTGTAAATCAGCCAGATATGAAGGTTGAAAAGGATTTACAGTCAACTGCCAAATAACAAAATGTACAAATGAAAAACCTCTTAAACTATATTGAAAAACGCTTTACACTTTCGAAAGCCGATATTGCTTTATTAGAACAGTATTCGACGACCGTTTATATTACCGCACAAACTAAAGTTTTAGAAGCAGGTCAGATAGAACAGCATGTATATTTTATTAGTAGTGGTATTGTTAAGGGCTATCAAAATATAGATGGAAAATTCGTCGTACAACATTTGGTTGAAGAACATGACTTTTTTACATCTTTGGAAAGCTTTACAAACGAGAGTCCCACTTTAGATTATTATGAAGCAATTACCGATTGTAGATTGATAAAAATCTCTAAGTCTGACTTTGAGCTTCTTCAAGCAAAAACCAAGTTCTGGAGTGATGTAGTGAATACGGTCACAAATGAGCATTTAAATTGTAAGCAAGAGCGTGTCAAAGATTTTCAGACTCTGAACGCTAAAGAACGCTATCTGAAATTTCTAAAGCAGTATCCTAAATTAGCTTTACGTGTTTCTGTAGATAATATTGCTTCTTTCTTAGGTATTGAACCACAATCTTTGAGTAGAATACGAAAGCAAATCGTTTTCTAACAAATGTTATTTTTACTTGACCGGTAAAACTTGAAATTTGTGAAAACAAAAATCAAAACATGAGTAACGAAATTTCATTGGTAACTGGTGGCAATGGTCATTTGGGCAATAACCTTATTAGACTTTTACTTTCCAATAATATAAAGGTAAGAACAACCATAAGAAAGATTGATCAGAAAATACCTCTAGAAGGATTAAGTTGTGAGGTTGTACAAGCCGATTTAACTAATAGAGACGCTTTGAAAAAAGCATTTAAAGGTGTTACAAACCTATATGCAGTAGCAGCAAATTTTAGCATGTGGTCAAAAAATGCTAAAGTTGAAGTTTATGATAACAATTTAGTAGGGACACAAAATGTATTTGATATTGCTCAAGAATGTGGTGTTAAAAACATCGTTTATATAAGCTCTGTCGCCTCGTTAGATTATACCAAACTACCTGCACATGTTGATAACGGTTATAATAAAGACCGAAGAAATTGGTATTATAATTCTAAAAACGATTCAGATAAATTGGCGCTTGAATTGGGTAAGAGATATGGTATCAGAACTGTATTGATTTTACCTTCTGCAATGATAGGTAGTAAAGCTTTTAAACTAAGCTATTCTAACGATTTGGTAAATAAAATTTTGAATGGCGAAATCCCAGTCGATACAAATGTTTCTTTAAATTGGATAGATGTAAAAGATGTTGCCCAAGGTACGTTTAATGCCATGTTACAGGGCAAAAATGGCAGACGATATATACTTGCCAATGAAAAACATACTACTCTTCAAGAAAGCGTAAAAATAGCATCAGAACGATATCCGGAATTGAATTTGAAAAATCCTAAAAAAATCCCCAAATGGCTTTTATATTCCGTTGCTGGCTTAATGGAGTTTAGCAGTAAACTTACAGGAAAAGAGCCTTTAATGCAACGACATTATATTGATATGTTCTACGGATTAAAACAAGATTTTGATATTACATATGCAATTCAAGATTTAGGTTTTAAAACTAAACCATCAAAGAAGGCACTAATTGAAGCTTTAGAATACTTAAAGAATGACTGGGATAATAAATAGAAACATTATATTATAATCCTAATAGTATCTCTATCTTATGATCTTATATAATTATAGAATGAAAAACAACACAATTGCCTTATCTTCTCTACTATTAATTTTTAGTTTTACTAGTTGCAAGAATACTACCAAAAAAACATCTGATTCCACCGAAGATACATCCATAGAAAATGAATCCGATGAAACCGTTTACGCAAGTGATGTGATTCCGTTTTTCGATGATTGGAAATTAATTCTGGGTGATGGATCTAATGCAGGAATTGCCAATAATTTCGAAAACAAAGAATTCTTCTATACTACAAATGACGGCAAAGATGATTGGGTAGTTTTTAAAGCTCCCAATGGTGGCGATACGCACGGTACATCTAATAATACCAGAACCGAATTAGCGCAGATTAAAAAGTTTTATCCAGAAACGGCAGATGATAAACTGACCGCTACATTAAAAGTTATGAATGTTTCAGCTACGGGTGATGCACGTGTTGCAGCAACACATGCTGTTGTTGTTGGTCAAATTCATAGTGCAGATGCCTTTGAAAATGAACCCTTGAAAATCTTTTACAAGATATTTCCTGGTCATACCAAAGGTTCTGTATTCTGGCATTATGAAATTAATACGGCTGGAGATGATAACGCTGGCAGATGGGATTACTCTAATGCAGTTTGGGGAAATGACTTTTCTGTGGTTGGTGAAACGGCAGATACATATCCTGCAGAACCGGAAGATGGTATTGCATTGGGCGAAGAATTTAGTTATGAAGTTGTCGTAAAAGACGGTATTATGAGTTTGAAGTTTATGAGTGACGGGCACGAAACTAAAACATTTACTAAAAACTTATTAGAATCTGAATACGCTACAAAAGCTGATATTCCTGAGCAAACAAAGAAATTATTCTTCCCGATTGGTCAAGATGGTGTCGAGCGTAAAGAAGCTTATGCTGGTGAAGGTCTATTTTTTAAACTGGGTACTTACAACCAAACAAATGGTAAATCTCCTGATGTAAATATGAATTGGTGCTCAGGTGCAGAAACACATGGCGGTGATATTCAAAAACAATATGCAGATGGTAACTATGCAGAAGTTTGGTTTAAAACAGCTAGTATTAGCGTTAGCGATGCAGCCGTTTCTAATGAAGGTTATTTTACTAAAAATGATTAAATCAGACACAAAACTGAAGCATTTTTTTATCTGCTAACTATTTAAGGAGCTATAGTTTCAAATTGTAACTTCTCAATAGTACTTCTAAATTCGGTCCGGTTGTTTGTTATAGTAAGTCCACCAATTAGATAATACTCATTGTTATAAGTTACCAATTGAGCATCTCTGCAGCTTTCGTAAAAAGGAGTTTTCATAGTACCAAAGGTATCCGTAATTGTATTATAGTAATGAAAATTTATGGTAGAAGGGTCAGATGATATATTACCATCTGCATCTCCTGTAGGAACACCTCCTAATCCAAAAATGATATAATCACCAAATTGGCAAGCAACACCTTCGTCTAAATAGCTTTCGGTTTCTAATTCATTTATGGTTTCAAAAACCGTGTAATCTTCATTGAATTTAGATATTTTCATATCCTCCCAATTACTTAAATGAGCTACATACCGCGTGTCGTTTATTATAAAAGCATTTTCAGATATTGGATACCAACCAGCATTATTATCAAAAGTTGAGTGTTCTATTAATTCATTAGTTAAAAGATCATACTTGTAGATGATTTCCGCTCGGTTTATTTGGTCTAAGACATAAACAGCATTTTCAGCTTCTATGTAATACCCTTGTATAGAATATATTAAATCTGATAAGGGAAATGATTTAATAATTTCCCATTCATTTAATTCAAAATCAAATACAAATAGTCCTTTTCTAATTAATCGATACCATTTTCCATCACGTAAAAAATTTAACCCGATATCAAAACTTGTCTTTGGAGTATTTGTATCTGTGGCTAATAGACTCCAATTTTTTGATTCAATATCGAAAGAATAGGTCTCATCTTCAGCTGTAGCATAAATTTTATCATCATGTACAAAGCTCGTATTAAATTGAGATACAGGCATATCTACAACAAACTCTGCATTTACAAAATCTAAGGTTTCTAGAGATGCTATCTCTTCAGGGATAGCTTCAATTAGAGGAGTTACAGTGGTATCATCACTAGATGAACATGCCATTGAGATTATCGCTAAAATGAGACAAATACTCTTTCCTATATTTTTCATAATAAAAGTTATTCTATGCAGTCCGAAATTACGTGAACCACTCTAAACAAGCTAACGAAATACCAGTGGTTTTATTTTGTTAGTATTAATTACAAACCGTTAATAACTTATCACAATCGTAACATGATTTTGCATGCTATTTTTTTGATTATTGCGATCTTAGTTGATTCCGTTTAAAATGAATCATTCATCAATAATCAAGTATTATAATGAGCACTATAGCATCCGTAATAGAACAAGTAAAAACTAAAGGTCCGTTAGTACATAACATTACCAATTATGTAGTAATGAACAACACCGCCAATGCATTGTTAGCTGTTGGCGCATCACCCGTTATGGCACATGCTATTGAAGAAGTTAGAGATATTGTTAATATTTCATCATCGTTAGTTATAAACATGGGCACATTGAGCGAAAAATGGGTAGAAAGTATGCTAATGGCTGCAGAGCAAGCAAAGGCAACCAACACTCCTTTTGTATTTGATCCTGTTGGTGTTGGTGCATCTGCATACAGAACCGAAGTTGCCCAAATGATTCTTAATGCTGCCACACCCAATGTAATTCGTGGTAATGCATCAGAAATTATGGCATTGGCAAAATTAACCAATTCCACCAAAGGGGTCGATAGTACTATGGGTACGCAAGATGCTATTAAAGGTGCTACCCTACTATCAAAGAAATTCAATAACACGGTAGTAATTAGTGGTGAAACTGATTATATCATTACCGGAGATAACGTTAGTAAAATTGAAAACGGGAGTCCGCTTATGGCTAAAATTACCGGTATGGGCTGTACGGCAACTGCAATGGTTGGTGCCTGTTTAGGTGTGGAAGAAAATGCGCATTTGGCAGCAACTGCGGCAATGGCGATTATGGGTGTTGCGGGCGATATGGCAAATGAAAAAAGTGCCGGACCAGGGAGTTTTCAAATGAATTTTTACGATAGTTTATATGATATCACTCCGGAAATTTTAGACGCAAAAGTGAAGACCAATGCCTAAATTAGACTACGCTTTAATGTATGTTACCGATGACAGCATTAGAGATGATAATTCCTTTTTTGCCATCTTAGAAGCTGCTTTAAAAGGCGGTGCAACTATCATTCAATTACGAGAGAAATCTTTAGATACTTTAGCGTTTTATAAACGTGCAGTTCGATGTAAACAATTGTGTAGCACCTACGGAATTCCCCTGATTATTAATGACCGGTTGGATATAGCACTTGCGATAGATGCAGACGGCGTACATATTGGTCAGACCGACATGCCTTATGATATTGCACGTAGATTATTGGGCAATAGTAAGATTATTGGACTATCGGTTAGTAATAAAGAACAAGCCGTAAAATGGGATGCTCAGGCGGCAGATTATATTGGCATCTCCCCTATTTTTTCTACGAATACAAAGACGACGGATTTAGCGCAACCGTTGGGTATTTCGGGATTAAAAAAAATACGAGAACTATACAAAAAGCCGATTGTCTGCATTGGCGGAATTCACAAAGAAAACACACACGAAATTATAGCAAATGGAGCGGACGGAATAGCAATAGTTTCTGCCATTTCTAAAGCAGATAATCCAGAAGCGGCAACAAAAGAACTTAAAGAAATAGTATGCAAGACTTTTACAAACTAGCAAGAACACAAACAGATTATATTTTGGAAGCTATAAAAGGGCAAGCCTTTATCAAAGAACTGATGAACGGTACGCTATCAACAGAGGTATTTCAATTTTACATTAATCAAGATGCCATGTATTTGGCTGAGTATAAAAAAATACTGGCAACAATCGGCGTAAAATGTGAGCATGTAGATGATACCCAGTTTTTTCTAGATTCCGCCACAGGGATTATCAATGTAGAAAATGCATTGCATCAAATATTTTTAAAGGATAATCAGCTCGCACATGAGCCCTCTCCTACTTGCGAACTGTACACTAGCTATTTGACCCGTATAGTGGCGAATCATTCTTTAGAAGAAGCATTGGCTGCCGTACTGCCCTGCTTTACTATTTATAAAGAAATCGGAGATTATATACAGGCGAACCAAACGAATCAAGCCGATAATCCGTATCAAAATTGGATAGACACCTATGGTGGCGAAGCATTTGCAAGCTCTGTAAATAATGCCATAGCAATCACCAACAAATACGCTACAAACGCCTCTGATGATGTTTTAAAGAAAATGGAAACTGCCTTTGAGAAAGCATCTAAACTAGAATGGATGTTTTGGGAC harbors:
- a CDS encoding carbon-nitrogen hydrolase family protein, with the protein product MKLKVCLIQDSPVFFDIEKTIDKIESLVKTHAKQGCELIVFPESFIPGYPRGFSFGAVVGSRTDEGRKLYADYHKNSLDLEGKELQRLVKLAKTEKVYLVIGVTEKQSNNGSLYCSMLYISPTDGFLGVHRKIKPTGSERIIWSEDDGSSLVSFDTKIGKLGGLICWENYMPLARMSMYKQGVEIYIAPTADSRDEWTSTMKHIALEGRCFVLGCNQFYTKSMYPKEYQHLVENEPENLCRGGSVIVSPLGKIIAGPLFDESGALVAEIDLDEIIQAKLDFDVIGHYSRNDIFEFNAVNQPDMKVEKDLQSTAK
- the tenA gene encoding thiaminase II — its product is MQDFYKLARTQTDYILEAIKGQAFIKELMNGTLSTEVFQFYINQDAMYLAEYKKILATIGVKCEHVDDTQFFLDSATGIINVENALHQIFLKDNQLAHEPSPTCELYTSYLTRIVANHSLEEALAAVLPCFTIYKEIGDYIQANQTNQADNPYQNWIDTYGGEAFASSVNNAIAITNKYATNASDDVLKKMETAFEKASKLEWMFWDSAYNKEAWKI
- a CDS encoding polysaccharide lyase family 7 protein, which encodes MKNNTIALSSLLLIFSFTSCKNTTKKTSDSTEDTSIENESDETVYASDVIPFFDDWKLILGDGSNAGIANNFENKEFFYTTNDGKDDWVVFKAPNGGDTHGTSNNTRTELAQIKKFYPETADDKLTATLKVMNVSATGDARVAATHAVVVGQIHSADAFENEPLKIFYKIFPGHTKGSVFWHYEINTAGDDNAGRWDYSNAVWGNDFSVVGETADTYPAEPEDGIALGEEFSYEVVVKDGIMSLKFMSDGHETKTFTKNLLESEYATKADIPEQTKKLFFPIGQDGVERKEAYAGEGLFFKLGTYNQTNGKSPDVNMNWCSGAETHGGDIQKQYADGNYAEVWFKTASISVSDAAVSNEGYFTKND
- a CDS encoding NAD-dependent epimerase/dehydratase family protein, giving the protein MSNEISLVTGGNGHLGNNLIRLLLSNNIKVRTTIRKIDQKIPLEGLSCEVVQADLTNRDALKKAFKGVTNLYAVAANFSMWSKNAKVEVYDNNLVGTQNVFDIAQECGVKNIVYISSVASLDYTKLPAHVDNGYNKDRRNWYYNSKNDSDKLALELGKRYGIRTVLILPSAMIGSKAFKLSYSNDLVNKILNGEIPVDTNVSLNWIDVKDVAQGTFNAMLQGKNGRRYILANEKHTTLQESVKIASERYPELNLKNPKKIPKWLLYSVAGLMEFSSKLTGKEPLMQRHYIDMFYGLKQDFDITYAIQDLGFKTKPSKKALIEALEYLKNDWDNK
- a CDS encoding Crp/Fnr family transcriptional regulator, with the protein product MKNLLNYIEKRFTLSKADIALLEQYSTTVYITAQTKVLEAGQIEQHVYFISSGIVKGYQNIDGKFVVQHLVEEHDFFTSLESFTNESPTLDYYEAITDCRLIKISKSDFELLQAKTKFWSDVVNTVTNEHLNCKQERVKDFQTLNAKERYLKFLKQYPKLALRVSVDNIASFLGIEPQSLSRIRKQIVF
- the thiE gene encoding thiamine phosphate synthase; translation: MPKLDYALMYVTDDSIRDDNSFFAILEAALKGGATIIQLREKSLDTLAFYKRAVRCKQLCSTYGIPLIINDRLDIALAIDADGVHIGQTDMPYDIARRLLGNSKIIGLSVSNKEQAVKWDAQAADYIGISPIFSTNTKTTDLAQPLGISGLKKIRELYKKPIVCIGGIHKENTHEIIANGADGIAIVSAISKADNPEAATKELKEIVCKTFTN
- the thiM gene encoding hydroxyethylthiazole kinase; translated protein: MSTIASVIEQVKTKGPLVHNITNYVVMNNTANALLAVGASPVMAHAIEEVRDIVNISSSLVINMGTLSEKWVESMLMAAEQAKATNTPFVFDPVGVGASAYRTEVAQMILNAATPNVIRGNASEIMALAKLTNSTKGVDSTMGTQDAIKGATLLSKKFNNTVVISGETDYIITGDNVSKIENGSPLMAKITGMGCTATAMVGACLGVEENAHLAATAAMAIMGVAGDMANEKSAGPGSFQMNFYDSLYDITPEILDAKVKTNA